A part of Streptomyces sp. SLBN-31 genomic DNA contains:
- a CDS encoding ABC transporter permease — translation MTVLKTSLRNFFAHKGRMALSAIAVLLSVAFVCGTLVFTDTMNTTFDKLFQATSSDVTVSAKGASDSGETTSDNGRPPVMPASVLTKVRAAQGVKSAQGTVFSTSVTVVDDNKDSLSPSSGAPTIVGSWNGNDARTMKITSGTAPKGPDQVMVDRDTVDKHHLKLGDELAVISAVGTHRAKISGIADFQVTNPGAAIFYLDTKTAQQTLVGRTGVFTNVNVTAASAVTDPQLKKNVLAELGTGYKVQTAKETADANQKDVEGFMNVMKYAMLGFAGIAFLVGIFLIINTFSMLVAQRTREIGLMRAIGSSRKQVNRSVLAEALLLGLFGSVLGVGAGVGLAVGLMKLMGSMGMHLSTSDLTVAWTTPVVGLILGVVVTVLAAYLPARRAGKVSPMAALRDAGAPADAKAGRVRALVGVLLTGAGGYCLYLAAGVSKAADGSLWLGLGIVLSLIGFVVIGPLLAGGVVRVLGAVLLRMFGPVGRMAERNALRNPRRTGATGAALMIGLALVACLSVVGSSMVASATDQLDKTVGTDFIIQSDSGQLVTPQAVKAVKDTPGLARVTEYRSTQADYTTPDGKLLKDTDITAADPTYATDLRTKTVAGNLEDAYRPDSMSVHEKFAKAHDIHLGSKIKVAFQGGRTADLTVRAITSSDVVIDQGAKYTSITTLAKYVPADKMPLDQLVFATAEKGQQDAAYKSLKSALHDYPQYKVRDQTDYKQALKDQIGQLLNMIYGLLALAIIVAILGVVNTLALSVVERTREIGLMRAIGLSRRQLRRMIRMESVVIALFGALLGLGLGMGWGATAQKLLALEGLKVLDIPWPTIIAVFLGSAFVGLFAALIPAFRAGRMNVLNAIATE, via the coding sequence ATGACCGTCCTGAAGACCTCCCTGCGCAACTTCTTCGCGCACAAGGGGCGCATGGCCCTGTCGGCCATAGCCGTCCTGCTGTCCGTCGCCTTCGTCTGCGGGACGCTGGTGTTCACGGACACCATGAACACCACCTTCGACAAGCTGTTCCAGGCCACCTCCTCCGATGTGACCGTCAGCGCCAAGGGCGCCTCGGACAGCGGTGAGACGACGTCCGACAACGGCAGGCCGCCCGTCATGCCGGCCTCCGTGCTCACCAAGGTGCGCGCGGCCCAGGGCGTGAAGTCGGCCCAGGGCACCGTCTTCTCGACCTCGGTGACCGTCGTCGACGACAACAAGGACAGCCTCTCGCCCTCCAGCGGCGCCCCCACCATCGTGGGCAGCTGGAACGGCAACGACGCCCGCACCATGAAGATCACCTCCGGTACGGCGCCCAAGGGCCCCGACCAGGTGATGGTGGACCGCGACACCGTCGACAAGCACCACCTCAAGCTCGGTGACGAGCTCGCCGTGATCAGCGCGGTCGGCACGCACCGCGCGAAGATCTCGGGCATCGCCGACTTCCAGGTCACCAACCCCGGCGCGGCGATCTTCTATCTGGACACGAAGACGGCCCAGCAGACGCTCGTCGGCAGGACCGGTGTCTTCACCAACGTCAACGTCACGGCCGCCTCCGCGGTGACCGACCCGCAGCTGAAGAAGAACGTCCTCGCCGAACTCGGCACCGGCTACAAGGTGCAGACCGCCAAGGAGACCGCCGACGCCAACCAGAAGGACGTCGAGGGCTTCATGAACGTCATGAAGTACGCGATGCTCGGCTTCGCCGGGATCGCCTTCCTGGTCGGCATCTTCCTGATCATCAACACCTTCTCGATGCTGGTCGCCCAGCGGACGCGGGAGATCGGCCTGATGCGGGCCATCGGCTCGAGCCGGAAGCAGGTCAACCGGTCGGTGCTGGCCGAGGCGCTGCTGCTGGGCCTGTTCGGATCCGTCCTCGGGGTCGGCGCGGGGGTCGGCCTGGCGGTCGGCCTGATGAAACTCATGGGCTCCATGGGCATGCACCTGTCGACCAGCGATCTGACGGTCGCCTGGACCACCCCGGTGGTCGGCCTGATCCTCGGTGTCGTCGTCACCGTCCTCGCCGCCTACCTGCCCGCCCGCCGGGCCGGGAAGGTCTCCCCGATGGCCGCCCTGCGCGACGCCGGCGCCCCCGCCGACGCCAAGGCCGGCCGCGTACGGGCCCTGGTGGGCGTGCTCCTCACCGGCGCCGGCGGCTACTGCCTCTACCTGGCCGCGGGCGTCAGCAAGGCCGCCGACGGCTCGCTGTGGCTGGGCCTGGGCATCGTGCTCTCGCTCATCGGCTTCGTCGTCATCGGCCCGCTCCTCGCGGGCGGTGTGGTGCGCGTCCTGGGCGCCGTACTGCTGCGGATGTTCGGTCCGGTCGGCCGCATGGCCGAGCGCAACGCACTGCGCAACCCGCGCCGCACCGGCGCCACGGGCGCCGCCCTGATGATCGGGCTCGCGCTGGTCGCCTGCCTGTCGGTCGTCGGCTCCTCCATGGTCGCCTCCGCGACCGACCAGCTCGACAAGACCGTCGGCACGGACTTCATCATCCAGTCCGACAGCGGGCAGCTGGTGACCCCGCAGGCGGTCAAGGCGGTCAAGGACACGCCGGGACTGGCGCGGGTCACCGAGTACCGGTCGACTCAGGCCGACTACACCACGCCCGACGGCAAGCTCCTCAAGGACACCGACATCACGGCGGCCGACCCGACGTACGCGACGGACCTGCGCACCAAGACGGTCGCCGGCAACCTCGAGGACGCCTACCGCCCCGACTCCATGTCGGTGCACGAGAAGTTCGCCAAGGCACACGACATCCACCTCGGCTCGAAGATCAAGGTCGCCTTCCAGGGCGGCCGCACCGCCGACCTGACCGTCCGCGCGATCACCAGCAGTGACGTGGTGATCGACCAGGGCGCCAAGTACACGTCGATCACGACGCTCGCCAAGTACGTCCCGGCCGACAAGATGCCCCTCGACCAGCTGGTCTTCGCCACCGCCGAGAAGGGGCAGCAGGACGCCGCGTACAAGTCGCTGAAGTCCGCGCTGCACGACTACCCGCAGTACAAGGTGCGCGACCAGACCGACTACAAGCAGGCGCTGAAGGACCAGATCGGCCAGCTGCTGAACATGATCTACGGCCTGCTCGCCCTGGCGATCATCGTCGCGATCCTGGGTGTGGTGAACACCCTGGCCCTGTCGGTGGTGGAGCGGACCCGGGAGATCGGCCTGATGCGGGCCATCGGCCTCTCCCGCCGCCAGCTGCGCCGCATGATCCGCATGGAGTCGGTCGTCATCGCCCTCTTCGGCGCCCTGCTGGGCCTGGGACTGGGCATGGGCTGGGGCGCCACGGCCCAGAAGCTGCTCGCCCTGGAGGGCCTGAAGGTCCTGGACATCCCCTGGCCGACGATCATCGCGGTCTTCCTCGGATCGGCCTTCGTGGGCCTGTTCGCGGCACTGATCCCGGCGTTCCGGGCGGGCCGGATGAACGTCCTGAACGCCATCGCCACCGAATAG
- a CDS encoding antitoxin, with protein MGIFDRFKSNRMAQDKAKGMSDAAEKKVNERTGNKYESQVDKGQQRLEDQLGMDRDRDRPDQP; from the coding sequence ATGGGCATCTTCGACAGGTTCAAGAGCAACCGCATGGCGCAGGACAAGGCCAAGGGCATGTCCGACGCCGCGGAGAAGAAGGTCAACGAGAGGACGGGCAACAAGTACGAGAGCCAGGTCGACAAGGGCCAGCAGAGGCTCGAGGACCAGCTCGGCATGGATCGCGACCGCGACCGCCCCGACCAGCCGTAG
- a CDS encoding MFS transporter encodes MDQGETGIQAAVAEERSPASTGRRGAVVAALMLAMALAALDSTIVSTAVPQIVGDLGGFSYFSWLFSGYLLAVTVTLPVYGKLSDTFGRKPVLVAGAAVFLLGSLLCAGAWNMGALIAFRIVQGLGGGALQGTVQTLAADLYPLKERPKIQAKLSTVWAVSAVAGPGVGGVLAAYADWRWIFLVNLPIGAVALWLVIRHLHEPERESAGRPRIDWAGALAVFACGGVLLTALVQGGVAWPWLSAPSVALFGTGLALAGVVVVVERRAAEPIIPGWVWRRRTIAAVNLALGALGLLMVAPSVFLPTYAQSVLGLAPVAAGFVLSVWTLSWPVSAALSQHVYGRIGFRDTALLGIGTATLILFGFPFLPYPGSAWQPALLMLLLGAALGLFQLPLIVGVQSTVGWAERGTATASVLFCRQTGQTIGASVFGAVANGVLASRLGGASDLDSVTRGLDGDGVPEATRHAIADAVHAVYVGAGCAAALAFVVLLLVAPRRFPVLKD; translated from the coding sequence GTGGACCAGGGGGAGACCGGAATACAGGCCGCGGTGGCAGAGGAGCGGTCACCCGCGTCCACCGGCCGCAGAGGGGCCGTGGTCGCCGCGCTCATGCTCGCGATGGCACTGGCCGCCCTGGACTCCACCATCGTCTCCACGGCCGTTCCGCAGATCGTCGGCGACCTCGGCGGCTTCTCGTACTTCTCCTGGCTGTTCTCCGGCTATCTGCTCGCCGTCACCGTCACGCTCCCGGTGTACGGCAAGCTCTCCGACACCTTCGGCCGCAAACCGGTGCTGGTCGCGGGCGCGGCGGTGTTCCTGCTCGGCTCGCTGCTGTGCGCCGGGGCCTGGAACATGGGGGCGCTGATCGCCTTCCGCATCGTCCAGGGCCTGGGCGGCGGGGCCCTGCAGGGCACGGTCCAGACGCTGGCAGCGGACCTGTATCCGCTCAAGGAGCGCCCGAAGATCCAGGCCAAGCTGTCGACGGTGTGGGCGGTGTCGGCGGTGGCCGGCCCGGGCGTCGGCGGGGTGCTGGCGGCGTACGCCGACTGGCGCTGGATCTTCCTCGTCAACCTGCCCATCGGCGCGGTGGCGTTGTGGCTGGTCATCCGCCATCTCCACGAGCCGGAACGGGAGTCGGCCGGCCGCCCGCGCATCGACTGGGCGGGCGCGTTGGCGGTGTTCGCCTGCGGCGGTGTGCTGCTGACGGCCCTGGTGCAGGGCGGGGTGGCGTGGCCGTGGCTGTCGGCGCCGTCCGTGGCCCTGTTCGGTACGGGACTGGCGCTGGCCGGTGTCGTGGTCGTGGTCGAACGCCGGGCGGCCGAGCCGATCATCCCCGGGTGGGTGTGGCGGCGCCGGACGATCGCGGCGGTCAATCTGGCGCTGGGCGCGCTGGGGCTGTTGATGGTGGCGCCGAGCGTGTTCCTGCCCACGTACGCGCAGTCGGTGCTCGGGCTGGCGCCCGTGGCGGCCGGATTCGTGCTGTCCGTGTGGACGTTGAGCTGGCCGGTGTCGGCGGCGCTCAGCCAGCACGTGTACGGCAGGATCGGCTTCCGCGACACGGCGCTGCTGGGCATCGGGACGGCGACGCTGATCCTGTTCGGTTTCCCGTTCCTGCCGTATCCGGGCTCCGCCTGGCAGCCCGCGCTGCTGATGCTGCTGCTGGGGGCGGCGCTGGGGCTGTTCCAGCTGCCGCTGATCGTCGGGGTGCAGTCGACGGTGGGCTGGGCGGAGCGCGGGACGGCCACGGCGTCGGTGCTCTTCTGCCGGCAGACCGGCCAGACGATCGGCGCGTCGGTGTTCGGCGCGGTGGCCAACGGGGTGCTGGCCTCCCGCCTGGGCGGTGCGAGCGACCTGGACTCGGTGACGCGGGGGCTGGACGGCGACGGCGTGCCGGAGGCGACCCGGCACGCGATCGCGGACGCGGTGCACGCGGTGTACGTCGGCGCCGGGTGCGCGGCGGCGCTCGCCTTCGTGGTCCTGCTGCTTGTGGCGCCACGGCGTTTCCCGGTGCTCAAGGACTGA
- a CDS encoding ABC transporter ATP-binding protein: MTSAVTIPRHGGTGGRTAVAARARQVVKAYGAGETRVVALDHVDVDIARRQFTAIMGPSGSGKSTLMHCLAGLDTVTSGQIYLDETEITGLKDKKLTRLRRDRIGFIFQAFNLLPTLNAIENITLPMDIAGRKPDQQWLARVVDTVGLSDRLKHRPAQLSGGQQQRVAVARALAARPEIIFGDEPTGNLDSRAGAEVLGFLRRSVDELGQTIVMVTHDPVAASYADRVLYLADGRIVDEMQRPTAEAVLDRMKDFDARGRTS; the protein is encoded by the coding sequence ATGACATCGGCCGTAACCATTCCCAGGCACGGGGGCACTGGAGGGCGTACGGCCGTTGCCGCGCGGGCGCGGCAGGTCGTCAAGGCGTACGGGGCCGGGGAGACCCGTGTCGTCGCCCTCGATCACGTGGACGTGGACATCGCCCGCAGGCAGTTCACCGCGATCATGGGGCCCTCGGGCTCCGGCAAGTCCACGCTGATGCACTGCCTCGCCGGGCTCGACACCGTGACCTCCGGGCAGATCTACCTCGACGAGACGGAGATCACCGGCCTGAAGGACAAGAAGCTCACCCGGCTGCGGCGCGACCGGATCGGGTTCATCTTCCAGGCGTTCAACCTGCTGCCCACGCTGAACGCGATCGAGAACATCACGCTGCCCATGGACATCGCCGGCCGCAAGCCGGACCAGCAGTGGCTGGCGCGCGTGGTGGACACCGTCGGCCTCTCCGACCGGCTCAAGCACCGGCCCGCCCAGCTCTCCGGCGGCCAGCAGCAGCGTGTCGCCGTGGCCCGGGCACTGGCCGCCCGCCCCGAGATCATCTTCGGTGACGAGCCGACCGGAAACCTCGACTCACGCGCGGGTGCCGAGGTCCTCGGCTTCCTGCGCCGGTCCGTCGACGAGCTCGGCCAGACCATCGTGATGGTCACGCACGATCCGGTCGCGGCCTCGTACGCGGACCGGGTGCTGTACCTCGCCGACGGCCGGATCGTCGACGAGATGCAGCGGCCGACCGCCGAGGCCGTCCTGGACCGCATGAAGGACTTCGACGCCCGGGGGCGTACGTCATGA
- a CDS encoding HNH endonuclease family protein, translated as MRRLRGGTAAAVVLVFAVAGCKAETTTGTGGPRETGGGGAAFTAAESLTVKGRAPKTGYSRERFGTAWADTDSNSCDTRDDILKRDLDEVKFTGGHCKVSYGVLESDPYSGKKVTYRRGRSLVDIDHVVPLSDAWQKGAKYWDAGKRIALANDPLNLIAVDASTNRSKGDGDTATWLPPNKAYRCTYVAAQVAVKKKYQLWVTAAEKAAMEKVLRTCPGQKLPAGGNPTEAPARFHAG; from the coding sequence GTGAGGCGTCTGAGGGGCGGGACCGCGGCTGCCGTCGTGCTGGTGTTCGCCGTGGCCGGGTGCAAGGCGGAGACGACCACCGGGACCGGGGGTCCGCGGGAGACCGGGGGCGGCGGGGCCGCGTTCACGGCGGCCGAGTCGCTGACCGTCAAGGGCCGGGCGCCGAAGACCGGCTACTCGCGGGAACGGTTCGGCACCGCCTGGGCCGACACCGACTCCAACTCCTGCGACACCCGCGACGACATCCTCAAACGGGACCTGGACGAGGTGAAGTTCACCGGCGGCCACTGCAAGGTGTCGTACGGCGTACTGGAGTCGGACCCCTACTCCGGCAAGAAGGTCACCTACCGGCGCGGCCGCAGCCTCGTCGACATCGACCACGTCGTCCCCCTCTCCGACGCCTGGCAGAAGGGCGCCAAGTACTGGGACGCGGGCAAGCGCATAGCCCTCGCCAACGACCCGCTCAACCTCATAGCGGTCGACGCGAGCACCAACCGTTCGAAGGGCGACGGCGACACGGCGACATGGCTGCCCCCGAACAAGGCGTACCGGTGCACGTACGTCGCCGCCCAGGTCGCGGTGAAGAAGAAGTACCAGCTGTGGGTGACCGCAGCCGAGAAGGCCGCCATGGAGAAGGTGCTCCGGACGTGTCCGGGGCAGAAGCTCCCCGCCGGCGGCAACCCGACGGAGGCCCCGGCGCGGTTCCACGCGGGCTGA
- a CDS encoding DUF485 domain-containing protein, giving the protein MSHEPHGPSPAYDATYPWQPHTAPPQRVVPPRPPHPPLGHHSDLRVLRSAYRWQRRTAALTAFGYFVLFLVLSAFAPSVMTTGVVDGLPAGLLLALLQIPVTWLAIALYERTARRRVDPIADRIRKQSELDAKREARR; this is encoded by the coding sequence ATGTCCCATGAGCCCCACGGCCCATCCCCCGCTTACGACGCCACCTACCCGTGGCAGCCGCACACCGCGCCGCCGCAGCGCGTCGTCCCGCCCCGTCCGCCCCACCCGCCCCTCGGCCACCACAGCGACCTGCGCGTGCTGCGCAGCGCCTACCGCTGGCAGCGCCGTACCGCCGCACTCACCGCCTTCGGCTACTTCGTCCTCTTCCTGGTGCTGTCCGCCTTCGCCCCGTCGGTGATGACGACCGGCGTCGTGGACGGACTGCCCGCCGGACTGCTGCTCGCCCTCCTGCAGATCCCCGTCACCTGGCTGGCGATCGCACTGTACGAGCGCACGGCCCGCCGCCGCGTCGATCCCATCGCGGACCGCATCCGCAAGCAGTCCGAACTGGACGCCAAGCGGGAGGCCCGGCGATGA
- the mfd gene encoding transcription-repair coupling factor gives MSLHGLLDAVVKDPALAEAIKAGADGNRMHVDLVGPPAARPFAVAALARETGRPVLAVTATGREAEDLAAALRSLLPPDGVVEYPSWETLPHERLSPRSDTVGRRLAVLRRLAHPSPDDPETGPVSVVVAPVRSVLQPQVKGLGDLEPVALRTGRTADLNEIVEALAAAAYARVELVEKRGEFAVRGGILDVFPPTEEHPLRVEFWGDDVEEIRYFKVADQRSLEVAEHGLWAPPCRELLLTDDVRTRARVLAEQHPELGELLGKIAEGIAVEGMESLAPVLVDDMELLLDVLPKGAMAVVCDPERVRTRAADLVATSQEFLQASWAATAGGGEAPIDVGAASLWSIADVRDRAREMDMMWWSVSPFAADEELDADTLKLGMHAPETYRGDTAKALADTKGWLADGWRTVFVTEGHGPAARTVEVLGGEGIAARLDAELGAISPSVVHVACGSIDYGFVDPALRLAVLTETDLSGQKAAGKDGARMPARRRKTIDPLTLEAGDYIVHEQHGVGRYIEMVQRTVQGATREYLVVEYAPAKRGQPGDRLYIPTDQLEQITKYVGGEAPTLHRLGGADWTKTKARAKKAVKEIAADLIKLYSARMAAPGHAFGSDTPWQRELEDAFPYAETPDQLTTIAEVKEDMEKTVPMDRLICGDVGYGKTEIAVRAAFKAVQDGKQVAVLVPTTLLVQQHFGTFSERYSQFPVNVRALSRFQTDTEAKAVLEGLREGSVDVVIGTHRLFSSETKFKDLGLVIVDEEQRFGVEHKEQLKKLRANVDVLTMSATPIPRTLEMAVTGIREMSTITTPPEERHPVLTFVGPYEEKQIGAAIRRELLREGQVFYIHNRVESIDRAASRLREIVPEARIATAHGQMSESTLEQVVVDFWEKKYDVLVSTTIVESGIDISNANTLIVERGDNFGLSQLHQLRGRVGRGRERGYAYFLYPPEKPLTETAHERLATIAQHTEMGAGMYVAMKDLEIRGAGNLLGGEQSGHIAGVGFDLYVRMVGEAVADYRASLEGGVEEEPPLEVKIELPVDAHVPHDYAPGERLRLQAYRAIASANTEEDIKSVREELVDRYGKLPEPVENLLLVAALRMLARACGVGEVVLQGNNIRFAPVELRESQELRVKRLYPGTVIKPAAHQVLVPRPKTAKVGGKPLVGRELLGWVGEFLTSILGS, from the coding sequence ATGAGCCTGCACGGTCTGCTCGACGCCGTCGTCAAGGACCCCGCCCTCGCGGAAGCGATCAAGGCGGGTGCCGACGGCAACCGCATGCACGTCGACCTGGTCGGCCCCCCGGCGGCCCGCCCCTTCGCGGTCGCCGCGCTGGCCCGCGAGACCGGCCGCCCGGTGCTGGCGGTGACGGCGACCGGCCGGGAGGCCGAGGACCTCGCCGCCGCCCTGAGGTCGCTGCTGCCGCCGGACGGCGTCGTGGAGTACCCGTCCTGGGAGACCCTCCCGCACGAGCGGCTCAGCCCCCGCAGCGACACCGTCGGCCGCCGCCTGGCCGTCCTGCGCCGGCTCGCCCACCCCAGCCCCGACGACCCCGAGACCGGCCCGGTCTCCGTGGTCGTCGCGCCCGTACGATCCGTGCTGCAGCCGCAGGTCAAGGGGCTCGGTGACCTGGAGCCGGTCGCGCTCAGGACCGGGCGGACGGCCGACCTGAACGAGATCGTCGAGGCCCTCGCCGCCGCCGCGTACGCGCGCGTGGAGCTTGTCGAGAAGCGCGGCGAGTTCGCCGTACGAGGCGGGATCCTCGACGTCTTCCCGCCCACCGAGGAACACCCCCTGCGCGTCGAGTTCTGGGGCGACGACGTCGAGGAGATCCGCTACTTCAAGGTCGCCGACCAGCGCTCCCTCGAAGTCGCCGAGCACGGGCTGTGGGCGCCCCCCTGCCGTGAACTTCTGTTGACGGACGACGTCCGTACGCGTGCGCGTGTCCTCGCCGAACAGCACCCCGAGCTCGGCGAGCTGCTCGGCAAGATCGCCGAGGGGATCGCCGTGGAGGGCATGGAGTCACTGGCTCCCGTCCTCGTCGACGACATGGAGCTGCTGCTCGACGTCCTGCCCAAGGGCGCCATGGCCGTCGTGTGCGATCCGGAGCGGGTACGCACGCGTGCCGCCGACCTGGTCGCCACCAGCCAGGAGTTCCTGCAGGCCTCCTGGGCCGCCACGGCGGGCGGCGGCGAGGCGCCCATCGACGTCGGCGCGGCCTCCCTGTGGTCCATCGCGGACGTCCGGGACCGGGCGCGCGAAATGGACATGATGTGGTGGTCGGTGTCGCCGTTCGCCGCCGACGAAGAGCTGGACGCGGACACCCTCAAGCTCGGCATGCACGCCCCCGAGACCTACCGCGGCGACACCGCCAAGGCCCTCGCCGACACCAAGGGCTGGCTCGCCGACGGCTGGCGCACGGTCTTCGTCACCGAGGGCCACGGCCCCGCGGCCCGCACGGTCGAGGTGCTGGGCGGTGAGGGCATCGCGGCCCGCCTGGACGCCGAACTGGGCGCGATCTCCCCGTCCGTCGTGCACGTGGCGTGCGGCTCGATCGACTACGGCTTCGTCGACCCGGCCCTGAGGCTCGCGGTCCTGACCGAGACCGACCTCTCCGGGCAGAAGGCGGCCGGCAAGGACGGCGCCCGGATGCCGGCCCGTCGCCGCAAGACCATCGACCCGCTCACCCTGGAGGCGGGCGACTACATCGTCCACGAGCAGCACGGCGTGGGCCGCTACATCGAGATGGTGCAGCGCACCGTCCAGGGCGCCACCCGTGAGTACCTGGTCGTCGAGTACGCCCCCGCCAAGCGCGGCCAGCCCGGCGACCGCCTCTACATCCCCACCGACCAGCTCGAACAGATCACCAAGTACGTCGGCGGCGAGGCCCCCACCCTGCACCGGCTCGGCGGCGCCGACTGGACCAAGACCAAGGCGCGCGCCAAGAAGGCCGTCAAGGAGATCGCGGCCGACCTCATCAAGCTCTACAGCGCGCGGATGGCGGCGCCCGGCCACGCCTTCGGATCCGACACCCCCTGGCAGCGCGAGCTGGAGGACGCCTTCCCCTACGCGGAGACCCCCGACCAGCTCACCACCATCGCCGAGGTCAAGGAGGACATGGAGAAGACGGTCCCCATGGACCGCCTGATCTGCGGCGACGTCGGCTACGGCAAGACCGAGATCGCCGTGCGCGCCGCCTTCAAGGCCGTCCAGGACGGCAAGCAGGTCGCGGTCCTGGTGCCGACCACGCTGCTGGTGCAGCAGCACTTCGGGACGTTCTCCGAGCGCTACTCCCAGTTCCCGGTAAACGTAAGGGCGTTGAGCCGCTTCCAGACCGACACCGAGGCCAAGGCGGTGCTGGAGGGACTGCGCGAGGGCTCGGTGGACGTCGTCATCGGCACCCACCGCCTGTTCTCCTCCGAGACCAAGTTCAAGGACCTGGGCCTGGTCATCGTCGACGAGGAGCAGCGCTTCGGCGTCGAGCACAAGGAGCAGCTGAAGAAGCTGCGCGCCAACGTCGACGTGCTGACGATGTCCGCGACCCCGATCCCGCGCACCCTGGAGATGGCCGTCACCGGCATCCGCGAGATGTCGACCATCACCACCCCGCCGGAGGAGCGCCACCCGGTGCTGACCTTCGTCGGCCCGTACGAGGAGAAGCAGATCGGCGCCGCCATCCGCCGTGAACTGCTGCGCGAGGGCCAGGTCTTCTACATCCACAACCGGGTGGAGTCCATCGACCGGGCCGCGTCCCGCCTGCGCGAGATCGTGCCCGAGGCGCGTATCGCCACCGCCCACGGCCAGATGTCGGAGTCGACGCTGGAACAGGTCGTCGTCGACTTCTGGGAGAAGAAGTACGACGTCCTGGTCTCCACGACGATCGTCGAGTCCGGCATCGACATCTCCAACGCCAACACCCTGATCGTCGAGCGCGGCGACAACTTCGGCCTCTCGCAGCTGCACCAGCTGCGCGGCCGGGTCGGCCGCGGCCGTGAGCGCGGTTACGCCTACTTCCTCTACCCGCCGGAGAAGCCGCTGACGGAGACGGCCCACGAGCGTCTCGCCACCATCGCCCAGCACACCGAGATGGGCGCGGGCATGTACGTGGCGATGAAGGACCTGGAGATCCGCGGCGCCGGAAACCTCCTCGGCGGCGAGCAGTCCGGTCACATCGCGGGCGTCGGCTTCGACCTGTACGTGCGCATGGTCGGCGAGGCCGTCGCGGACTACCGGGCCTCCCTGGAGGGCGGCGTGGAGGAGGAGCCGCCGCTCGAGGTCAAGATCGAGCTTCCGGTCGACGCCCACGTGCCGCACGACTACGCCCCCGGTGAGCGGCTGCGCCTGCAGGCCTACCGTGCCATCGCCTCCGCCAACACGGAGGAGGACATCAAGTCGGTCCGCGAGGAACTCGTCGACCGCTACGGCAAGTTGCCCGAGCCGGTGGAGAACCTGCTGCTCGTGGCGGCCCTGCGCATGCTCGCCCGCGCGTGCGGCGTCGGTGAGGTCGTCCTGCAGGGCAACAACATCCGCTTCGCGCCGGTGGAGTTGAGGGAGTCCCAGGAACTGCGGGTCAAGCGCCTCTACCCCGGGACGGTCATCAAGCCGGCGGCGCACCAGGTGCTGGTGCCGCGGCCCAAGACGGCGAAGGTCGGCGGGAAGCCGTTGGTCGGACGGGAGTTGCTGGGCTGGGTCGGGGAATTCCTGACGTCGATCCTGGGGTCCTGA